The Allocatelliglobosispora scoriae genome contains a region encoding:
- a CDS encoding ABC transporter substrate-binding protein has product MSAGQAGAAFGQHDGRFDRRRALQLFGGAGLAGALAACSSTASDNPYSDLPVSIGLLLPQTGSRKAVGDELKNGFELWLEQHSGLLGGHPAQITYADEGDTTEKAKAAADDLLRRNVLAISGVAGDNAILEMRDSIEKAHIPLIGSGSSPTALRLQTLLYMWHTSYVGTEPGKALGIYMHTLGGGVSMVAANNVAGRDSVAGFIEGWGGGSGAKLADPYYLNSVEGIDQVVNKIANSGNELVFCGLTGQMAIEFVRAMRKRVKETRFYAPGSMTEGPSLEAFGSLGKGIFTASNYSPQLSNAANLAFSSSYRAKHSTAPTAFAVAAWDAAAVLDKAIKACRDKVTADEVNLKVGGVGLVTSPRGTFQFNQTRTPQQKWYLREVRNDGPVLVNALITELATLG; this is encoded by the coding sequence TTGTCAGCAGGACAGGCGGGGGCGGCGTTCGGCCAACACGACGGTCGATTCGACCGCCGACGTGCGCTGCAGTTGTTCGGCGGGGCGGGACTCGCAGGGGCGCTCGCTGCGTGTTCGTCGACGGCGTCCGACAACCCCTACTCGGACCTCCCGGTCAGCATCGGCCTGCTGCTGCCCCAGACCGGCAGCCGCAAGGCCGTCGGCGACGAGCTGAAGAACGGTTTCGAGCTCTGGCTGGAGCAGCACAGCGGTCTGCTCGGCGGTCACCCCGCCCAGATCACCTACGCCGACGAGGGCGACACGACGGAGAAGGCCAAGGCTGCCGCCGACGACCTGCTCCGCCGCAACGTCCTCGCGATCTCCGGGGTGGCCGGGGACAACGCGATCCTGGAGATGCGCGACTCGATCGAGAAGGCGCACATCCCGCTGATCGGCTCCGGCAGCTCGCCGACCGCCCTGCGGTTGCAGACCCTGCTCTACATGTGGCACACGTCCTATGTGGGCACCGAGCCCGGCAAGGCGCTCGGCATCTACATGCACACCCTCGGCGGGGGCGTCTCCATGGTCGCCGCCAACAACGTCGCCGGCCGGGACTCCGTTGCCGGGTTCATCGAGGGCTGGGGCGGCGGCAGCGGTGCGAAGCTCGCCGATCCCTACTACCTCAACTCGGTCGAAGGCATCGACCAGGTCGTCAACAAGATCGCTAATAGCGGCAACGAGCTGGTCTTCTGCGGTCTCACCGGCCAGATGGCGATCGAGTTCGTCCGGGCGATGCGCAAGCGCGTGAAGGAGACGCGGTTCTACGCGCCCGGCTCGATGACCGAAGGCCCGTCGCTGGAGGCGTTCGGCTCTCTCGGCAAGGGCATCTTCACCGCCAGCAACTACTCCCCCCAGCTCTCCAACGCCGCCAACCTGGCGTTCTCGTCGAGCTACCGGGCGAAGCACTCGACGGCGCCGACGGCCTTCGCCGTGGCCGCGTGGGATGCCGCCGCGGTCCTCGACAAGGCGATCAAGGCGTGCCGGGACAAGGTGACCGCCGACGAGGTCAACCTCAAGGTCGGCGGCGTCGGCCTCGTCACCAGCCCGCGCGGGACCTTCCAGTTCAACCAGACCCGGACGCCGCAGCAGAAGTGGTACCTCCGCGAGGTCCGCAACGACGGCCCGGTGCTGGTCAACGCCCTCATCACCGAACTGGCCACCCTGGGCTGA